The segment CAACTATTTCAACGCCATCGAGAGTTTCGGCGACCTGATAGAGGCCAGGCAGGACGAATTGATGGGCAATCCCACACGCCGGACACTCAATTCCATACAGGGCATCAAGAAGAGCATGATGCAGCTCAGGCAGTACGTATGGCCGGTGAGGGAGATACTGAGCGAGCTGGGCAAAAAGGAATCGCCGCTTATCATGGACAAGACCGTGGCTTACTTCCGCGATGTTTACGACCGCATTTTCGAGGCCATGGACCTGATAGAGAACACACGGGAGATGGTCGGCAGCCTGATAGATATCTATCTCTCCAGCATGAGCAATAAGACCAACGAGGTGATGAAGGTGCTGACCGTGGTTGCCACCATATTCATACCTCTCACCTTCATCGTGGGACTCTACGGCATGAACTTCCGCTATATGCCTGAATTAAACTCCGAATGGGGTTATCCGGGCGTGCTCCTGTTGATGCTGCTGGTGGCGGGAGGCATGCTGCTCTACTTCCACAGGAAAAAGTGGATTTAGGCTTTATTCCATGGGCATGGATGGACCACCGGCCTTCTTAATGCGCCCGAACGGCAGAAACAGGGCGGGGATGATGCCGACTATAACCACCAGTGCACTGATCACATAATCCATCTGAAAGGCCGTTACGCTGGCCCTTAGATTTATATAC is part of the Dehalococcoidia bacterium genome and harbors:
- the corA gene encoding magnesium/cobalt transporter CorA, yielding MSEPGASAISIIHFDKTDYRIKTDASIEDCKACREQAGITWINVDSVTDADLLQTIGSIFNLHELTIQDISNTGHRVKQEDFDGYMLIILKMLEFNKASSSIEAEQLSIVFGKNYLITFQEQPGDFFGDLRAEIKIAGSVVRKMGPDFLACRIIDTIVDNYFNAIESFGDLIEARQDELMGNPTRRTLNSIQGIKKSMMQLRQYVWPVREILSELGKKESPLIMDKTVAYFRDVYDRIFEAMDLIENTREMVGSLIDIYLSSMSNKTNEVMKVLTVVATIFIPLTFIVGLYGMNFRYMPELNSEWGYPGVLLLMLLVAGGMLLYFHRKKWI